The Cetobacterium somerae ATCC BAA-474 DNA window TACAGATAAAACAGGAACTCTGACTGAGGATAAAATTGTATTGGAACATTATTTTAACATTAATGAACAAGAGGATAAAGATGTTCTAAAATATGCTTTTTTAAATAGTTTTTATCAAACAGGATTAAAAAATTTAATAGATATAGCTATAATAAAACATGCTAATGAAAAAGAAATTGATTTGTTAACAAAAACATATACGAAAATTGACGAGATACCTTTTGATTTTAATCGTCGTAAAATGAGTGTTTTAGTAGAAAATATAGATAAAAACATTGAGCTTGTAACGAAAGGTGCTGTAGAAGAGATAATTGAAATTTCATCTTTTATTCAAAAAGATGGAGAAATAGTTTCTTTAACTAGGGAGCTAAAAGAGGAGATAATGCAGCAAGTTAAAAAATTTAATAGTTTTGGATTAAGAATATTAGGTATTGCTAAAAAAGAACTAAATAGAAATAGTTGTAGTTTAACAGATGAAAATAATATGATTTTCATGGGATATTTAGCATTTTTAGATCCACCTAAATCAAGTACTAAAGAGGCGATAAAATCACTTTTAGAATTTAATGTAGGAATTAAAATTTTAACAGGGGACAACGATTCTGTTACTGCTTATGTTTGTTCTCAAGTTGGAATTGATAATACAGGAATAATGTTAGGTTCAGAATTAGATAGATTAAGTTTATCAGAATTAAAAATAGCTGTAGAAAAGAAAAGTATTTTTGCAAAATTGTCTCCGGACCAAAAGACATTGATAGTAAAAACATTAAGAGAGAATGGACATACTGTCGGTTTTATGGGGGATGGAATAAATGACGCATCAGCTATGAAAGAAGCAGATGTTGGAATATCTGTTGATTCAGCAGTTGATATAGCTAAAGAATCGGCTGATATTATTTTATTAGAAAAAAGTTTGATGGTTTTAGAAGATGGAATAATTGAAGGTAGAAAAATTTATGGAAATATAATTAAATATATAAAAATGACAGCTAGTTCAAACTTTGGAAATATGTTCTCAATGTTAGTTGCAAGTGCATTTTTACCATTTTTACCAATGTATCCAATTCAAATTTTAATGTTAAATTTGATTTATGATATATCATGTATTGCAATTCCTTGGGATAATGTGGATAGTGATTTTATAAAAAAACCTAAAAAATGGGATGCTTCATCTATAAAAAACTTTATGCTATGGATAGGTCCGAGTAGTTCAATTTTTGATATAACAACTTATATTGTGATGTATTTTATAATTACCCCACATATCTTAAAAGGTGAATTTCATAGTTTAGATGTCTTAAATCAAGAAAGATTTATATCTATTTTTAATACTGCTTGGTTTATAGAATCTCTTTGGTCTCAAACACTTGTTATATATTTAATAAGAACATCAAAATTATCATTTTTTAAAAATAGACCATCTTGGCAAGTAATATTATTGACAACAATTGGAATAACTATAGGAACAATTATCCCGTTTACAATTTTAGGAGATAAACTGGGTATGGTGGCCTTACCTTATTACTATTTTATTTTCTTATTTGTTACGTTAACAGCATACATATCGTTAGTTTCAGTTTTAAAAATAAAATTTATAAAAAAGTATAAAGAGTTATTGTAAAATAAAAGTCCATAGAATTATTTTCTATGGACTTTTTATATAATAATAAATTATTTTTTACCATAAAGTAAAACTTCAGATTTATTACTTGGAAGTTGAGTTGCTTTTACTTCAGTAAATCCAAATGTTTTAAATGTATCAATATGTTTTAAAACTTCTTTTACAGATATTTTATCTCCAATTTTTAGAGTGTAGTAAACTGTATGAATGCTCGGTCTTATAGACATAAATCTTTTAAGTTGACCTAAAATAAGTGATGGTAAGACATTAACATCAGATACTAGGAGATGACATGGCCTAGGAATATCAGAATCCTGAACTTTTTGCATAGGTTCTTTTATATGAGTAAACATAGGATTTTTTAAAAGATCTTCATTCATAAGAGCATTATCTACTCCATAAACTCTGAAACCTCTTTCTACCATAGCATAACTTGCTCCACCAGGAGCTGAACCTAATTCAAGAACAATTTCATTTTTGCCACAATTATAGTTTGACCAGATTAAAGCTTCAGCTATTTTTAAATAAGCTCTAGATGGAGCTGATTTAGGAAGGACTAAATTAGGGTTTGCACCTGGAATAAGCCAAGAACATTTGTGAGCTTTTCTCATTCCTAACCAATATTCACCTTCTTTAACTTCTAATACATCTAAAATAGTATCTCCAATATTTGCATATTCTCCTGAAGATTCATCATTTACGAAAGAAAATTTATGAATTTTATCAATAGAATATTTTTTTATCTCATTTTCTAGGTTGCTTTTATCAACTTTTCCTAAAGATATTCCATACGCTCTTGCAAAAACTAAATTTAGCTTACTGTTGAAATTCAAAGTTTCACTATTATCTTTAAAAGTTATATAACCGGGTCTAGAATAAGCAAAGCTTAATTCAGGATATTTAATAGCTACCTCTTCTTTTAATAATTTTTCACTTCCAATATTAACAATTGTATAAATAAACATTAATCACTCCTAAAAATTACTATATCTTTTTTGACATAATAATATAGCATTTTCTTCAAAAAATCTCAAGATTGAAATTATTATAATGAAAAAATTATTGACTATCATTTAACTTTAGGGTTTATACTAATATAGTACTATCGAGAAATAAAGTAAGACATATTTATGCCATAAAATTTTGTTAGAATAAAAAAACTTTGAAAGTGATACACATATTTTACACAAATATAAGTTATTACTAAAGTAGAAAATATATTTAATGGAGAGTAGTTATGAATAAACTTAAAATTTTAAAGAAATTAAAAAATAATTTAGAACTTAATATAGAGGAAATGGAAGAGTTATCGTCACATTTGCCTAATGAAACTTATAGTTTTATAAGAGAATGTTTAGAAAAAAGAGGTAAAGTATTAATATCAGAGATTTCAGAAAATTGTTTATTGCATTTAGAAAGTTTTGAAATTTGTAGTTTAACTTCAGATGTTTTTATAAGGGAATATGCAGAAGAAATAGGTTACTATGCTTTGAATTATAATAAAAAAATTTTTGAAGAATTATTTACCTACTTAGAAAGTAAGAAAAGCTCTTAGAGTTAATCTAAGAGCTTTTCTTAAAATTCTTTTAATAAATCTATAATTTCTATAATTTTTTTATTTTTTAAACTATAATGAACCCAACCACCATCTTTTTTTGAATTTAAAATCTTAGCATCTTTTAAAATTTTTAAGTGTTGAGATAAATTAGACTGCCCAATATTAAATGCTTCTTGTATTTTACAAACACATAAATTTTCATTTATAATTAGTAGTTTTATGATATCAAGTCTTAAGGGATGAGCTAAAGCTTTTAAAATTTTAATTTCTTTTTCCATTGTAAAACTCCTTTCTGATGACAATAAGAACTATTTGTCTATATAATAATATAAGAATTAAAAAAAAGTCAATATTTAATTAAAGTAGTATTACTCAAAGGTAAAAAAATATAATATAAAAGGATATTTAGATAATTTTTAGAAAATTAAATTAATTTAAATTAATTTAATTGGAGGTTATAATGGAACTAAAAATTTTATCTAATATCAATAGTCCAGTAGATTTAAAAAATCTTACTATTGGAGAATTAAATATCTTAGCGCAAGAGATAAGAGAAACTTTATTGGAAAAAATTAGCCAAACGGGAGGACATTTTGCACCAAATTTAGGTATAATTGAAGCAACTATTGCACTCCATTATGTTTTTAATTCTCCAATAGATAAATTTGTATTTGACGTTTCTCATCAAACTTATCCTCATAAGATATTAACTGGAAGAAAAGATGCATTTCTTAATAAAGATAAATATGGGACAGTAACGGGATTTACAAATCCCCATGAAAGTGATCATGATTTTTTTACAATTGGGCATACCTCTACTTCAATTAGTTTAGCTTGTGGTTTAGCAAAAGGTAGAGATTTATTAAATGGAAAAGAAAATATTGTGGCAATAATAGGTGATGGATCATTAAGTGGAGGAGAAGCTTATGAAGGATTAAATAATGCAGCAGTATCAGGCAAAAATATAATAATTTTAGTTAATGATAACAATATGTCCATTGCAAAAAATCATGGTGGTTTATATAAAGATTTAGAATTGTTACGTGAAACTAAAGGAAAATCTGAGAATAACTTTTTTAAATCTTTAGGATTTGAATATCATTTTGTAGATGATGGAAATAATATTGAAAAATTAATAGAAGCTCTAAAAAAAGTTAAAGATATTGATCATCCTGTTGTAGTTCATATGCATACTATAAAAGGAAAAGGATACAAAGACGCAGTTAAACATTTAGAATTTTATCATTATGTTTCTCCATTTGATTTAAAAAATCCAAAATTAATGTTAGAAAAGAAAGGAGAAAGTTACTCGGATATATCTGAAAATTTTTTAATAAAAAAAGCTAAAGGTGATAAAAGTGTAGTTGTAATAACGGCAGCAACACCAGGAAGTGTAGGATTACAAAAATTTAGAGAAGAGTGTAAAGAGCAGTATATAGATGTAGGAATAGCAGAGGAACATGCAATAGCATTAGTATCTGGAATATCTAAAAGAGGAGCAAAGCCAGTAGTAGAAGCCGTTGGAACTTTTCTTCAAAGAACCTATGATCAACTGTCTCAAGACTTAGCAATAAATAATAATCCGGCTACAATAGTTGTACATCATGGTGGAATTAGTAATTCGAGTATTACTCATTACGGAATATTTGATATTCCATTAATATCTAATATTCCAAATATTGTTTATTTAGCTCCTACTACAAAGGAAGAGTATTTAGCTATGTTAGAATGGTCAATAGAACAAAGACAGTATCCAGTAGCAATAAGAGTTCCAAATACAGCTGTAATATCCACAGGAGAAGAAGTAGAACCTAAGTTTGATAATCTTAATAAATTTTTAAAAGTTGAAAGTGGAAATCAAATAGCTATAATTGGTTTAGGCGATTTTTTTCATTTAGGAAAAAAAGTATATGATGAATTAAAAAAAATAGGAATAAATAGTACACTTATAAATCCTAGATTTATAACAGGAATAGATGAAGAGATGTTATATAAGCTTCTAGAAGGGCACGAGCTTGTAATAACTTTAGAAGATGGTGTTTTAGACGGTGGATTTGGCGAAAAAATTTCAAGATTTTATTCAGATAAAGATATAAAAGTTTTAAATTTTGGAGCAAAAAAAGAGTTTGTAGAAAGTGTTCCTTTAAAAGAACTTTATGAACGTTATCATTTGACAGAGAAATTAATTATTGAAGACATAATGAAAATATTTAAATAAAATAATAAAGATGGACTCTTTAATTTAAGAGTCCATTTTTATTAAATTTTAATTTATTTTCTTAGCTTTTTCTGCTAATTCTTTAGCAAATTTAGCAATATCATTTTCAATTTCTTTCATTTGTTTTATATTTTTTTTGATATCATAAGTTTTTAATTTTTTATTTTCTACAATTATTTTTCCATTAACAATTGTTGTATCTACATTAGATGGATTAGCTTGAAAAACAAGAGTAGCAAAAGGATCATAGTTAGGCATCATATTAGGAGATTTAGTTTCAATTATGACAATATCAGCTAATTTTCCAGGTTCAATTGATCCAATTTTCTTATCTAGATTTAAAGCTTGGGCTCCTCCAATTGTAGCCATTTTAACAACGACATCTGGAGTCATAATAGTTCTATCGTTATATTTTAACCTCTGCATAGAAGAGGCATAACTTAAAGTTCTAAAAAGATCTACTTGGTTAGAGCTCATAGGTCCATCAGTTCCGAGTCCAACTTTTATATTTTTATTTAACATTTCATAAGCTCTTGCTATTCCTGTGGCTCCTTTTGCATTAGCCATAGGATTATATGCAATTGAAGCTTCTCTTTTTTTTATGATATCTAAATCTTTTTCATTTAAATGAATAGCATGAGCAAGTAAAACTCTATTATTTAATACACCAATAGAATCCATATATTCAATAACAGATTTATTTTTTAAATTTAATCTTTTATCTTCATCATCAAATTCTCCAACATG harbors:
- the mgtA gene encoding magnesium-translocating P-type ATPase; translated protein: MKKLISLDAHNRLNWAMKENIENIFIKLKTGVSGLSNDSIEIMREAFGKNKISDQKKDSALKKFIFAFINPFTIILFILAGVSLFTEVILANSENKDFTGVIIISTMVITSGLLRFIQESRSDNAVEKLNEMVETTALITRSGISKEIPVDEIVVGDLIILNAGDIVPADIRLIQAKDLFISQSSLTGESEPVEKIIVEISENILPLESKNLIFMGSNIISGSSKGIVITTGDETILGRIAKDLNKKKNITSFEKGVNSVSKVLITFMLFMVPFIFLINGVVKGDWFEAFLFALSIAVGLTPEMLPMIVSANLAKGARKMAKKKVIVKNLNAIQDLGAMDILCTDKTGTLTEDKIVLEHYFNINEQEDKDVLKYAFLNSFYQTGLKNLIDIAIIKHANEKEIDLLTKTYTKIDEIPFDFNRRKMSVLVENIDKNIELVTKGAVEEIIEISSFIQKDGEIVSLTRELKEEIMQQVKKFNSFGLRILGIAKKELNRNSCSLTDENNMIFMGYLAFLDPPKSSTKEAIKSLLEFNVGIKILTGDNDSVTAYVCSQVGIDNTGIMLGSELDRLSLSELKIAVEKKSIFAKLSPDQKTLIVKTLRENGHTVGFMGDGINDASAMKEADVGISVDSAVDIAKESADIILLEKSLMVLEDGIIEGRKIYGNIIKYIKMTASSNFGNMFSMLVASAFLPFLPMYPIQILMLNLIYDISCIAIPWDNVDSDFIKKPKKWDASSIKNFMLWIGPSSSIFDITTYIVMYFIITPHILKGEFHSLDVLNQERFISIFNTAWFIESLWSQTLVIYLIRTSKLSFFKNRPSWQVILLTTIGITIGTIIPFTILGDKLGMVALPYYYFIFLFVTLTAYISLVSVLKIKFIKKYKELL
- a CDS encoding SAM-dependent methyltransferase, yielding MFIYTIVNIGSEKLLKEEVAIKYPELSFAYSRPGYITFKDNSETLNFNSKLNLVFARAYGISLGKVDKSNLENEIKKYSIDKIHKFSFVNDESSGEYANIGDTILDVLEVKEGEYWLGMRKAHKCSWLIPGANPNLVLPKSAPSRAYLKIAEALIWSNYNCGKNEIVLELGSAPGGASYAMVERGFRVYGVDNALMNEDLLKNPMFTHIKEPMQKVQDSDIPRPCHLLVSDVNVLPSLILGQLKRFMSIRPSIHTVYYTLKIGDKISVKEVLKHIDTFKTFGFTEVKATQLPSNKSEVLLYGKK
- a CDS encoding ArsR/SmtB family transcription factor translates to MEKEIKILKALAHPLRLDIIKLLIINENLCVCKIQEAFNIGQSNLSQHLKILKDAKILNSKKDGGWVHYSLKNKKIIEIIDLLKEF
- a CDS encoding 1-deoxy-D-xylulose-5-phosphate synthase yields the protein MELKILSNINSPVDLKNLTIGELNILAQEIRETLLEKISQTGGHFAPNLGIIEATIALHYVFNSPIDKFVFDVSHQTYPHKILTGRKDAFLNKDKYGTVTGFTNPHESDHDFFTIGHTSTSISLACGLAKGRDLLNGKENIVAIIGDGSLSGGEAYEGLNNAAVSGKNIIILVNDNNMSIAKNHGGLYKDLELLRETKGKSENNFFKSLGFEYHFVDDGNNIEKLIEALKKVKDIDHPVVVHMHTIKGKGYKDAVKHLEFYHYVSPFDLKNPKLMLEKKGESYSDISENFLIKKAKGDKSVVVITAATPGSVGLQKFREECKEQYIDVGIAEEHAIALVSGISKRGAKPVVEAVGTFLQRTYDQLSQDLAINNNPATIVVHHGGISNSSITHYGIFDIPLISNIPNIVYLAPTTKEEYLAMLEWSIEQRQYPVAIRVPNTAVISTGEEVEPKFDNLNKFLKVESGNQIAIIGLGDFFHLGKKVYDELKKIGINSTLINPRFITGIDEEMLYKLLEGHELVITLEDGVLDGGFGEKISRFYSDKDIKVLNFGAKKEFVESVPLKELYERYHLTEKLIIEDIMKIFK